The following are from one region of the Salvia hispanica cultivar TCC Black 2014 chromosome 1, UniMelb_Shisp_WGS_1.0, whole genome shotgun sequence genome:
- the LOC125185382 gene encoding heat shock 70 kDa protein 4-like has protein sequence MGGGQAIGIDLGTNYSCVAVWKHDGGVKIIGNPVTDAVVTVPASFNDSQRQATKEAGTIAGLNIIGILNEPAAAAIAYGFDHRATTKNVLIFDFGGGTCNVYVATTRRNGIEVKAVAGDTHLGGQDIDNRMVDYFVKEFKSKTGKDIRVDARAVRRLKSACERAKIALSSALETPIEIEKLFDGIDLFSIMTRAKFEELVMDLLVKCMDVVEKCLSDAKVDKSSVDEVVLLGGSSRIHKVQQMLKEFFDGKELFKTSHLVAYGAAVVAAKLNGEGNEKATNNNNNNNLLDEFMGTSLKNNNKRKLSKYQLETMVKDAKKYKREDEEYWKKVDARNALERFVYNMRETTRCATGIEATDEKKIGEAFESTMKWSESNKLAEVDAFKQKMEELKMIYNPIVAKI, from the exons ATGGGCGGAGGGCAGGCGATAGGGATCGATTTGGGGACTAATTACTCGTGTGTGGCAGTGTGGAAGCACGACGGCGGCGTTAAGATTATAGGCAACC CTGTCACGGACGCTGTCGTCACCGTGCCTGCTTCTTTCAATGACTCCCAACGCCAGGCCACCAAGGAGGCCGGAACCATTGCTGGCCTCAACATTATCGGGATCCTCAATGAGCCTGCTGCCGCAGCCATTGCATATGGTTTTGATCATAGGGCTACTACCAAGAATGTGCTGATTTTCGACTTTGGTGGTGGCACGTGCAATGTGTATGTGGCCACGACTAGGAGAAATGGCATTGAAGTGAAGGCTGTTGCCGGGGATACTCATCTTGGAGGGCAGGACATTGACAACAGGATGGTGGATTACTTTGTGAAGGAGTTTAAAAGCAAGACGGGTAAGGATATTAGGGTGGACGCAAGAGCGGTTAGGAGATTGAAGAGTGCTTGCGAAAGAGCCAAGATTGCCCTTTCCTCTGCCTTAGAAACGCCAATTGAGATTGAGAAATTGTTTGACGGGATTGATTTGTTTTCGATCATGACTCGTGCTAAGTTTGAGGAACTCGTCATGGATTTATTGGTCAAGTGTATGGATGTGGTGGAGAAATGCTTGAGTGATGCGAAGGTGGATAAGAGTAGTGTGGATGAGGTGGTGCTGTTGGGCGGGTCAAGTAGGATTCACAAGGTGCAACAGATGTTGAAGGAGTTTTTCGACGGAAAAGAGTTGTTCAAAACCTCTCATTTAGTGGCATATGGTGCTGCAGTTGTAGCTGCCAAGTTGAATGGGGAAGGCAACGAGAAGGcaacaaacaacaacaacaacaacaacctGCTAGATGAATTCATGGGAACCTCGTTGAAGAACAATAACAAGCGCAAGCTGTCTAAGTATCAACTAGAGACGATGGTGAAAGATGCAAAGAAGTACAAGAGGGAGGACGAAGAGTATTGGAAGAAGGTTGATGCAAGGAATGCTTTGGAGCGGTTTGTCTACAACATGAGGGAAACCACCAGATGTGCAACCGGGATTGAAGCAACCGACGAGAAGAAGATAGGGGAGGCCTTCGAGTCCACTATGAAATGGTCGGAGTCAAACAAGCTTGCAGAGGTTGATGCTTTCAAACAGAAGATGGAGGAGCTCAAGATGATTTATAATCCCATTGTTGCCAAGATTTAA
- the LOC125200664 gene encoding 3-ketoacyl-CoA synthase 11-like, which produces MGNGERREGETAATKISVDATPGGERKSYTLPNFHQSVKLKYVKLGYHYMISHAMYLLLLPLLAITSANLSTVTAADLILLYDQLRFNLVSVVACSTLMVFLGTLYFMTRPRKVYLVDFACYKPGEAVMCSKELFMERSRQAETFTEENLGFQKKILERSGLGQKTYFPEALMRVPAEPSMAEARKEAEMVMFGAIDELLAKTGVKAKDIGILVVNCSLFNPTPSLSAMVVNRYKLRGNVLSYNLGGMGCSAGLISIDLAKQLLQVNPNSYALVVSMENITLNWYFGNNRSMLVSNCIFRMGGAAILLSNRPADRPRAKYQLIHTVRTHKGADDKSYGCVFQEEDDAKHVGVALSKDLMAVAGEALKTNITTLGPLVLPMSEQLLFLVTLVARKVFKMEIKPYIPDFKLAFEHFCIHAGGRAVLDELEKNLDLTQWHMEPSRMTLYRFGNTSSSSLWYELAYTEAKGRIRKGDRTWQIAFGSGFKCNSAVWKALRTVDPAKEKNPWMDEINDFPVEVPRVVAIN; this is translated from the exons ATGGGGAACGGCGAGCGACGGGAGGGCGAGACCGCCGCGACGAAAATCTCGGTCGATGCGACACccggaggagagagaaaaagctACACCCTCCCAAACTTCCACCAATCGGTGAAGCTAAAATATGTCAAACTAGGGTACCACTACATGATCTCCCACGCCATGTACCTCTTACTCCTCCCCTTACTCGCCATCACCTCCGCCAACCTCTCCACCGTCACCGCGGCCGACCTAATCCTCCTCTACGACCAGCTCCGCTTCAACCTGGTCTCGGTCGTCGCGTGCTCCACCCTCATGGTCTTCCTCGGGACGCTCTACTTCATGACGCGGCCGAGGAAGGTCTACCTTGTGGACTTCGCCTGCTACAAGCCGGGCGAGGCCGTGATGTGCAGCAAGGAGCTCTTCATGGAGCGGTCGAGGCAGGCGGAGACGTTCACCGAGGAGAATCTAGGGTTTCAGAAGAAGATTCTAGAAAGGTCGGGGCTGGGGCAGAAGACCTACTTCCCCGAGGCGCTGATGAGGGTCCCGGCCGAGCCCTCGATGGCCGAGGCGAGGAAGGAGGCCGAGATGGTCATGTTTGGCGCCATCGATGAGCTGTTGGCGAAAACCGGGGTGAAGGCCAAGGACATAGGGATATTGGTGGTGAATTGCAGCTTGTTTAACCCGACGCCGTCGCTGTCGGCGATGGTTGTGAATCGGTATAAGCTGAGGGGGAATGTTTTGAGCTATAATCTCGGTGGGATGGGCTGCAGCGCCGGCTTGATCTCCATTGATCTTGCTAAGCAGCTTTTGCAG GTGAACCCGAACTCATACGCGCTAGTCGTAAGCATGGAGAACATCACCCTAAACTGGTACTTCGGCAACAACCGTTCGATGCTCGTCTCGAACTGCATCTTCCGGATGGGCGGGGCGGCCATCCTCCTCTCCAACCGCCCCGCGGACCGACCCCGCGCCAAGTACCAGCTCATCCACACCGTCCGCACCCACAAGGGCGCGGACGACAAGAGCTACGGCTGCGTCTTCCAGGAGGAGGACGACGCCAAGCACGTCGGCGTCGCCCTCTCCAAGGACCTCATGGCCGTCGCCGGCGAAGCCCTAAAAACCAACATCACCACCCTGGGCCCACTCGTCCTCCCCATGTCCGAACAACTCCTCTTCCTAGTCACACTTGTCGCTAGAAAAGTCTTCAAGATGGAAATCAAGCCATACATCCCCGATTTCAAGCTAGCATTCGAGCACTTCTGCATCCACGCCGGCGGCCGGGCGGTGCTGGACGAGCTCGAGAAGAATCTCGATTTAACTCAGTGGCACATGGAGCCTTCTAGAATGACGTTGTATAGGTTCGGGAACACTTCGAGCAGCTCGCTGTGGTACGAGCTGGCCTACACGGAGGCGAAGGGGAGGATCCGGAAGGGGGACCGGACGTGGCAGATTGCGTTCGGGTCGGGATTCAAGTGCAACAGCGCGGTGTGGAAGGCGCTGAGGACCGTTGATCCGGCGAAGGAGAAGAATCCATGGATGGATGAGATTAATGATTTTCCGGTTGAGGTGCCTAGGGTTGTTGCAATTAATTAG